The following is a genomic window from Amycolatopsis australiensis.
CTCGGTGGCGAGGTAGTAGCCGTCGTCCTGCAGCTGCTTCCACCGGCGCACGTAGTCGAGCACCTCGGGGGTGTCGAGGCGGACGCGGGTGGCGCGGCCGAGCCGCCCGTTGCCGTTGTCGCCGATCAGCCCGCCCCGCCCGGCGATCTCCATGTGGAACAGCCAGCCGTAGTTGGGCCAGCTGACGCAGTGGGCGGGCCCGTCCGGCAGTGCGGCGACGGCGGCGCACGCGGCCGTGAGCTCGTCCCAGGTCGCGGGCAGCCGCTCGACGCCGGCACGGTCGAGCAGGTCCTGGTTCGCGCACAGGACGTTGGTCGAGACGAAGCTCGGCACGGACACCAGCTCACCGCCGACGCTGTAGTGCGCGCGCAGGGCCGGCACCAGGTCGTCGACGACCACCGGCTCCCCGAGGATCTTGTCCCGCCCCGCGATCGCACGCTCGACCGGGACGAACAGCGGCGAGCCATCGGCGGCGCGGGTGTCCAGCGCCGTCTGGGTCGACATCGCGTAGTACTCCGCGACGTCCGGCGGGTTGCCCTGCGCGACCGCTTCCGCGACCACCTCGGGCATCAGGTGCGCCTCGACCTTGCGGATCCGCACCTCGTAGCCCGGGTGGGCCCGGGTGAAGGACTCGGCGGCGTGCACCAGCGGGTCCCCGTGGCCTTCCAGGACGTTGCCGGGGCTCACCGCGAGCCACGCCTCGATGACGGCCGGCTCGGCGGGTTCGTTCGAAGAAGCCACGAGAATCCCTTTCGTGGGTGTGCGGTCTCGGCTACAGGGTTTTCCAGTCCCGGTCCGGCTCGGCGGCGATCGCCGTGACCAGGGCGGTGAAGTCCGTGCCCCAGCGGTCGATCGTGCTCGCGTCGAGCGCGTCCGGTTCGTACTCGACGATGCTCCGGAACTCACCCGGCGGAGCCACCCGGAAGTTCCACTTGAACGCGCCGCGCAGGAAGTAGCCCGGCGGTTCCTCCGGCGGGATCACCTGGTCGAAGCTGATGGCGGACTTGGCCTCGTCGTGCGCCCACGACGAGCTGACGTAGTTGAAGCCGGGTACCACCAGCCGCGGATCCTGCACGGTGCTCAGCAGATCCGGGAACATCCCGGCGATTTCCCCGAACGGGATCTGGTGCTGCTGCGCGTCGGTGCTGGCCCGGCGCGCCGCGAGGAGGAGGTCACGGACGCTGCGGCAGCCGCCGGACCGCAGCCGGATGGGCACGAGGTCGGCGAAGAGCCCGACGGTGTTGTGGAACCGCCCGTTCGACCGGCCGCTGTTGATGGTCAGCAGGGTGATGTCGGACTGCCCGGACACCCGGTCGGCGAGCACCATGAGCGCCGCCAGGACGACGTGCCAGGCACTGCACCGGGCGCGGGCCGCGCTCGCGACGACGTCGTCGAAATCCGCGGGAGCGAGCGAGAAGTTCGCGACGGCGGGCCGGGGCAGCAGCGTGTCGGGACCGTGCGGCCGGTCGGCGGGCATCGCCAGCAACCGGGCGCCGGCCAGGTTGTCCTGCCAGAAGCGGCGGGCCGCGACGCCTTTTTCGCTCTGCAGGAACTCCTGTTCCCAAGCCGCGTACTCGCGATAGGGGACCGGCGTGGGCAGCTCGTGCGGGACGCCGGTCACCCTGGCCCGGTAGCAGGCGGCGATTTCGCGGCGGAGGATGCCGCCCGACCAGCCATCGCTGTAGAGGTGGTGGGTGATGAGGGTCAGCACCGCGTCCCGGTCGTCGAACCGGTGGAGCGCGGCCCGCAGCGACGGCGCGTCGTCGAACGGCAGGCCCTCGTCGTTCAGCGCGTTGAGCAAGTCCACGGCGATGTCGTCGCGGGACCGGCCGGGCGGGACCACGAGGTCGTGCACGGGCAGCGGGACCGGCAGCGGCGCCAGCACCTCCTGGACCCCGAGGCTGCCGTCCGCCTCGTCGTAGACCACCCGCGTGCGCAGCGACTCGTGCCGGGCCACGACGTCCTCGAGCGCGCCCCGCAGCGCATCGACGTGCAGCTCGCCCGTGATGCGGAAGGTCAGCGCCACGACGTGCTCGGGCACCCGCGCCGCGTGGTGCGGGTCCTGCTGCCGGGAGCTCAGCGGGAACCGGCCTGCGGTTTCGCCGAGGACCTGTGATGGGCTCATGGTGAAGGCTCCAAATCTCCGCCGGGACGGGCTAGAACGCGGGATCCTGGACCCGGGCGAGGTCGGGGGCCCGCCACCCGTCCAGGTCGTACTCGGCGAGGCAGCGGTCGACGAAGTCGCGGTAGCCGTCCAGTTTCCCGTCGCCGATCTGGCCGCGCAGCAACTCGATCCTCGTGTTCTCGTGGTTTCCGGAGTAGTTCAGCTCGTAGAGCTCGTGCCTGCCGCCGAATTCGGTGCCGACCGCGTCCCAGAGCAGCTTCATCACCTTCACCCGCTCGACCGCGTCGACGCCGTGCGAGCCGCGCAGGTAGGTGTCCAGGTGCGGCCGGATGTCGGCGTTGTGGAAGTCCTCCGCGCTCGAGGGCAGGTAGATCAGCCCGCTCGCGACGTCCTGGAGCACGATCTCCTTGACCCGGGCGTAGCCGACCTGGGAGAACCACCGGTACGCCATGATGTAGTCCGGGTTGGGCAGGACGGCGTCACCCCGCCACGCCACCGGGTTGCGTGCCGCGGCGTCGGACAGGCCCCAGAACAGGTTCCGCCAGGCGAGCACCTCGCCGAGCCGGGCCTGCACGCCGTGGAAGTCGCCGGCGCCGGTGATGTCGAGGGCCTTGGCCAGCAGGCCGGCCAGGAACTCCAGCTTCACCGCCAGCCGGGTGCAGCCGTGGAACATGGCCCGCTCGAAGAAGCCGGAGTGCCCGCTGAACATGCCCACCTTGGCGGCGTCGCCGTAGATGAACACGTTCTCCCACGGGATCAGGACCTTGTCCAGCACCAGGATCGCGTCGTTTTCGTCCATCCGGGACGACAGCGGGTAGTCGAACGGGCTGCCGGTCGCCTCCGCCGCGGCCGAGTACGACTGGCGGCAGAGCAGCTTCAGCCCGGCCGCGTCCATCGGCACGGTGGCCACGATGGCGAACTTGCGGTCCTTGATCGGCAGGCCGGTGTGGGCGACGAAGTTGTAGTGCGTGAGCGCGGAGCCGGTCGCCACGACCTTCGCCCCGCTGACGACCACGCCGCTGTCGGTCTCCCGCTCGACGTGCACGAACACGTCGCCGACCTGGTCCGGCGGCCGGTGCCGGTCCACCGGCGGGTTCACGATCGCGTGGTTCCAGTACAGGACCTTCTCCTGCGACTCCCGGTACCAGCGCCGCGCGTTGGCGGCGAACGGGTTGTAGAACTCCGCGTTCGCGCCGAGCGTGCCCAGCAGCGACGCCTTGTAGTCCGGGCTGCGGCCCATCCAGCCGTAGGTCAGCCTCGACCACGCGGCGATGGCTCGCTGGTCGGCGACCAGGTCCTCGGCGCTGTGCGGCGTGGTGAAGAAGCGGTGGGTGTAGCCGCCGGGGCCGCCGGCGTCGGTGGCGGTGGTGAGCACGTCCCGGTGTTGCGGGTCGTGCAGCGCGTCGTAGAGCCGGGCGATCATCCGGGCCGGGTTGCGGAACGCCGGATGCCGGGTGACGTCGTCGACGCGCTTGCCGTGGAAGTAGATCTCGCGGTCGTCGCGGATGCTCTCGAGGTACTCGGCACCGGTCAGCGGCCGCGTCGGCCCAGGCATCAGGAGGCCGCCCGGGTCTGGTACGCCGCCCGCTTGGTCTCGATGTACGCGGCCAGCTCGGCCACGGTCGGGGTGTCGAACAGCGTGTTCACCGAGACCCCGACGCCGACCGCCGCGCCGATCCGGCTGCACAGCCGCATCGCCTGCAGCGACTGGCCGCCGAGCTCGAAGAAGCTGTCGTCGATGCCTACCTCGGGCACCTCGAGCAGGGCGCTGAACATCGCACACAGTTCCTGCTGCAACGGGGTTTCCGGGCCGCGGGAGGCGAGCACCTGGTCGAAGTCCGGCTCCGGCATCGCGTCGCGGTCCAGCTTGCCGTTCGCGGTCAGCGGCAGCGAGTCCAGCCGGACGAACACTTCGGGCGTCATGTAGCCGGGCAGCTTCGTCTTGGCGTGGGCGCGCAGCGCGGCGAGGTCGAGCTCGCCCGATTCCGGCACGACGTAGCCGACCAGTTGCTTGTTGCCGTCTTCGCGCTCGCGCGCCAGGACGACGACCTGGGCCAGGCCGGGGTGCTCGGCCAGCGCCGCCTCCACCTCGGCCAGGTCGACGAGGAAGCCGAGGATCTTCACCTGGCTGTCTTCCCGGCCGACGAACTCGACGGCGCCGCCGGCGGTGCGGCGGGCCAGGTCGCCGGTCCGGTACATGCGGGTCCCCGGCTCGCCGAACGGGTCGGCCACGAAGCGGGCGGCGGTCAGGCCGGCCTCGCCGAGGTAGCCGCGGGCGACGCCTTCGCTCGCGAGGTAGATCTCGCCGACGGCGCCGGCGGCCGCGGGCGCGAGGTCTTCGTCGAGGATGTGCAGCGTGATCCCGGTGAACGCGTCGCCGATCGGGACGACCTTGCCGAGCTCCGAGCCGCTCGTGAGCA
Proteins encoded in this region:
- a CDS encoding extracellular solute-binding protein codes for the protein MASSNEPAEPAVIEAWLAVSPGNVLEGHGDPLVHAAESFTRAHPGYEVRIRKVEAHLMPEVVAEAVAQGNPPDVAEYYAMSTQTALDTRAADGSPLFVPVERAIAGRDKILGEPVVVDDLVPALRAHYSVGGELVSVPSFVSTNVLCANQDLLDRAGVERLPATWDELTAACAAVAALPDGPAHCVSWPNYGWLFHMEIAGRGGLIGDNGNGRLGRATRVRLDTPEVLDYVRRWKQLQDDGYYLATEELHYVTAMQAFLAGEIAFVVSSSAVGKVVSDAAAEAGIELTVGQLPRYDARHSPGGVPGGSSFFVTAGLPKEKEDGALAFLQHQLNPEHAAARMSAPSTPLTSLPITRAAYRQAMAADWAEPFSGFRRAAEQVASAEPTPAAAGPVLGNFNGIYTAIHEAIADVVLRGADPAERFRAATEQAQAALDRHNAAALADPPVTPAELRAG
- a CDS encoding condensation domain-containing protein, encoding MSPSQVLGETAGRFPLSSRQQDPHHAARVPEHVVALTFRITGELHVDALRGALEDVVARHESLRTRVVYDEADGSLGVQEVLAPLPVPLPVHDLVVPPGRSRDDIAVDLLNALNDEGLPFDDAPSLRAALHRFDDRDAVLTLITHHLYSDGWSGGILRREIAACYRARVTGVPHELPTPVPYREYAAWEQEFLQSEKGVAARRFWQDNLAGARLLAMPADRPHGPDTLLPRPAVANFSLAPADFDDVVASAARARCSAWHVVLAALMVLADRVSGQSDITLLTINSGRSNGRFHNTVGLFADLVPIRLRSGGCRSVRDLLLAARRASTDAQQHQIPFGEIAGMFPDLLSTVQDPRLVVPGFNYVSSSWAHDEAKSAISFDQVIPPEEPPGYFLRGAFKWNFRVAPPGEFRSIVEYEPDALDASTIDRWGTDFTALVTAIAAEPDRDWKTL
- a CDS encoding 4-hydroxyphenylacetate 3-hydroxylase family protein, whose protein sequence is MPGPTRPLTGAEYLESIRDDREIYFHGKRVDDVTRHPAFRNPARMIARLYDALHDPQHRDVLTTATDAGGPGGYTHRFFTTPHSAEDLVADQRAIAAWSRLTYGWMGRSPDYKASLLGTLGANAEFYNPFAANARRWYRESQEKVLYWNHAIVNPPVDRHRPPDQVGDVFVHVERETDSGVVVSGAKVVATGSALTHYNFVAHTGLPIKDRKFAIVATVPMDAAGLKLLCRQSYSAAAEATGSPFDYPLSSRMDENDAILVLDKVLIPWENVFIYGDAAKVGMFSGHSGFFERAMFHGCTRLAVKLEFLAGLLAKALDITGAGDFHGVQARLGEVLAWRNLFWGLSDAAARNPVAWRGDAVLPNPDYIMAYRWFSQVGYARVKEIVLQDVASGLIYLPSSAEDFHNADIRPHLDTYLRGSHGVDAVERVKVMKLLWDAVGTEFGGRHELYELNYSGNHENTRIELLRGQIGDGKLDGYRDFVDRCLAEYDLDGWRAPDLARVQDPAF